A single window of Penaeus chinensis breed Huanghai No. 1 chromosome 9, ASM1920278v2, whole genome shotgun sequence DNA harbors:
- the LOC125028625 gene encoding shematrin-like protein 1: MQVLVLLAAAVVAEQKREAEPHYGYAGHYGYPYRAYGYGYGVPGGHVHVHAVAKREANPEAEPHYYGGYGYRYGHLYAPHAHSYVYTHGIGKREAEAEPEPHYGGYGYGLYRPYGYSLYRPFGNGLYRPFGYGYYG; this comes from the exons ATGCAG GTTCTAGTTCTGTTGGCTGCCGCGGTGGTAGCAGAGCAGAAGAGGGAAGCTGAACCTCATTACGGATATGCTGGACACTACGGCTACCCTTACCGTGCTTATGGTTATGGCTATGGCGTCCCTGGAGGTCATGTGCATGTTCACGCTGTAGCTAAACGTGAAGCCAATCCCGAAGCTGAACCACATTACTACGGAGGCTACGGTTACCGGTACGGACACCTCTATGCCCCACACGCCCACTCCTACGTCTACACTCATGGCATCGGCAAAAGGGAAGCTGAGGCCGAACCAGAACCTCACTACGGAGGTTATGGCTATGGCCTTTACCGACCTTATGGTTATAGCCTCTATCGCCCATTTGGCAACGGTCTTTACCGACCTTTTGGCTATGGATATTATGGatga
- the LOC125028626 gene encoding prisilkin-39-like yields MQVLVLLAAAVVAEQKREAEPHYGYSGHYGYPYRTHGYGYVVPGGHVRVHAVAKREANPEAEPHYYGGYGYPYGHLYAPHAHSYVHTHSIGKREAEAEPEPHYGDYGYGLYRPYSYGLYRPFGYGLYRPFGYGYYG; encoded by the exons ATGCAG GTCCTAGTTCTGTTGGCTGCCGCAGTGGTAgcagagcagaagagagaagctGAACCTCATTACGGATATTCTGGACACTACGGCTACCCTTACCGTACTCATGGTTATGGCTACGTCGTCCCTGGAGGTCACGTGCGTGTTCACGCTGTAGCTAAACGTGAGGCCAATCCCGAAGCTGAACCACATTACTACGGAGGCTACGGTTACCCGTACGGACACCTCTATGCCCCACACGCCCACTCCTACGTCCACACCCATAGCATCGGTAAGAGGGAGGCTGAAGCCGAACCAGAGCCTCACTACGGAGATTATGGTTATGGCCTCTACCGTCCCTATAGTTATGGCCTCTACCGCCCATTTGGCTACGGTCTTTACCGACCTTTTGGATATGGATATTATGGatga